From the genome of Spinacia oleracea cultivar Varoflay chromosome 2, BTI_SOV_V1, whole genome shotgun sequence, one region includes:
- the LOC110789428 gene encoding uncharacterized protein, with product MKGQDPLHFVAPSSCSWSLKKILNSQIFISQIGGWTKTVVKGKYSISTVYRNLQGTSQKVPWWRVLCYNRATPRSIFITWLAVLNRLYTTDRMQNWGLNCSDDCVLCSGGKESAEHLFFACSFSATIWQTVLKKLGIHRRSAGLAYELGEAAKASKKTGCIAKLYVMCFTEAIYSIWLMRNSVVFKNHVKSSEYLVKEILFRVACRSSDELRSRLLQD from the coding sequence ATGAAAGGACAAGATCCTCTGCATTTTGTGGCTCCTAGTTCCTGTTCCTGGTCTCTTAAGAAGATTCTTAATAGTCAGATTTTCATCTCTCAGATTGGTGGTTGGACTAAGACTGTTGTGAAAGGGAAATACTCTATTAGTACAGTCTATAGAAATCTGCAAGGAACTTCCCAAAAGGTTCCTTGGTGGAGGGTGTTGTGTTATAATAGAGCTACTCCTAGAAGCATCTTTATTACTTGGTTGGCAGTTCTGAATAGGCTATATACCACTGATAGAATGCAAAACTGGGGTCTGAACTGTTCTGATGATTGTGTGTTATGTTCTGGTGGAAAGGAGTCAGCAGAACATCTGTTTTTTGCTTGTTCTTTTTCTGCTACAATTTGGCAAACTGTGCTGAAGAAACTGGGAATTCATAGGAGGAGTGCAGGTCTTGCTTATGAGCTTGGAGAGGCAGCTAAAGCTAGCAAAAAAACTGGTTGCATTGCTAAGCTTTATGTTATGTGTTTCACAGAAGCAATCTACAGCATTTGGCTTATGAGGAATTCTGTTGTTTTCAAGAATCATGTGAAATCGTCTGAGTACCTTGTTAAAGAAATTTTGTTTAGAGTGGCTTGTAGAAGTTCTGATGAACTAAGAAGTAGATTGCTGCAAGATTAA